The Corynebacterium glaucum genome includes a region encoding these proteins:
- a CDS encoding acetate kinase gives MSYVLVINSGSSSIKFQIVDPTASASDEPFVSGLVEQIGEPSGRITVKHAGQKYVVQKEVATHAVGLEETFALLDAKGVGPTQLDIVAAGHRVVHGGMVFSQPELISDPVVEMIRTLIPLAPLHNPANIDGIEVARKLLPNIPHVAVFDTGFFRDLPPAAALYAINAEVAEKNLVRRYGFHGTSHEFVSSQVPALIDRDPLHTRQIVLHLGNGASCSAVENGHAIDTSMGLTPLAGLVMGTRSGDIDPGIIFHLYRQGGMSIDEIDNLLNRQSGVKGLSGVNDFRELRTMIDNEDENAWLAYNVYINQLRRFIGSYMIALGRVDAITFTAGVGENDKHVRADALDNMRMYGIEIDPEKNDLPNDGPRIISTDNSTTKVLVVPTNEELAIAQKAARLASQIR, from the coding sequence ATGTCCTACGTCCTAGTTATTAACTCCGGGTCGTCCTCGATCAAGTTCCAGATCGTCGACCCAACCGCTTCCGCCTCCGACGAGCCGTTCGTATCCGGCCTTGTCGAGCAGATCGGTGAACCCTCCGGTCGCATCACCGTCAAGCACGCGGGGCAGAAGTACGTCGTGCAGAAGGAAGTTGCCACCCATGCGGTCGGTCTCGAGGAGACCTTCGCGCTTCTCGACGCCAAAGGTGTCGGACCAACCCAGCTGGACATCGTTGCCGCTGGTCACCGCGTGGTCCACGGCGGCATGGTGTTCTCCCAGCCGGAGCTGATCTCGGATCCGGTCGTCGAGATGATCCGTACGCTCATCCCGCTGGCGCCGTTGCACAACCCCGCCAACATCGACGGCATCGAGGTCGCGCGCAAACTGCTGCCGAACATTCCGCACGTGGCAGTGTTCGATACCGGCTTCTTCCGCGACCTGCCGCCGGCCGCCGCACTGTATGCCATCAACGCCGAGGTGGCGGAGAAGAACCTGGTGCGCCGCTACGGTTTCCACGGCACCTCGCACGAGTTCGTGTCCTCGCAAGTCCCGGCACTCATCGACCGCGATCCGTTGCACACCCGACAGATCGTGCTGCACCTGGGCAACGGCGCGTCTTGCTCTGCAGTGGAAAACGGCCACGCGATTGACACCTCGATGGGCCTGACACCGCTTGCCGGTCTGGTCATGGGTACGCGTTCCGGCGACATCGACCCGGGCATCATTTTCCACCTGTACCGCCAGGGCGGCATGAGCATCGACGAGATCGACAACCTGCTCAACCGCCAGTCCGGTGTGAAGGGCCTCTCCGGTGTCAACGACTTCCGCGAGTTGCGCACCATGATCGATAATGAGGACGAAAACGCCTGGCTGGCGTACAACGTCTACATCAACCAGCTGCGCCGCTTCATCGGTTCCTACATGATCGCGCTCGGCCGCGTCGATGCCATCACCTTCACCGCGGGTGTCGGCGAGAACGATAAGCACGTGCGCGCAGACGCCCTGGACAACATGAGGATGTACGGCATCGAGATCGACCCGGAGAAGAACGACCTGCCTAACGATGGCCCGCGCATCATCTCCACCGACAACTCGACGACAAAGGTTCTGGTCGTGCCGACGAACGAGGAGCTCGCGATCGCGCAGAAGGCGGCGCGCTTGGCGTCCCAGATCCGCTAG
- a CDS encoding class F sortase, whose amino-acid sequence MSTAVPNQDPNPDAFDAAAGEEASAAKPRRNWILPVALIAVAALFILSLVFMLGGKDSDEASGDLSTAEQQAEGADTEAPAEGGYVDDSGQQEQELTAFPTTVDDVDEMTLSLGGDSAPIDFVQLTVDGTLIPPEDVSRLGWYVESAVPGSQGGVGSTVITGHVNHQTQGQGFAYNFTQLNVGDTVTIDVDGQPAKYKVTKAPFRVAKGEDMPAEVNDTSGENTLVLITCGGEFVGGALGYADNIFVIAEPA is encoded by the coding sequence ATGAGTACCGCTGTGCCCAACCAAGACCCGAACCCCGATGCATTCGATGCTGCCGCAGGGGAGGAGGCGAGCGCGGCCAAGCCGCGTCGGAACTGGATTCTCCCGGTGGCCCTTATTGCCGTCGCGGCGCTGTTCATTCTCTCGCTGGTCTTCATGCTCGGCGGCAAAGACTCCGACGAAGCCTCCGGCGACCTGTCCACCGCCGAGCAGCAGGCCGAAGGTGCGGATACCGAGGCGCCAGCGGAGGGCGGTTACGTCGACGATTCCGGCCAGCAAGAGCAGGAGCTCACCGCGTTCCCGACGACGGTTGACGATGTTGACGAGATGACCTTGTCACTCGGAGGGGACTCAGCACCCATCGACTTCGTGCAACTCACTGTCGACGGCACCTTGATCCCGCCGGAGGATGTCTCCCGACTGGGTTGGTACGTGGAGTCCGCTGTGCCAGGTTCCCAAGGCGGAGTTGGCTCCACCGTGATCACTGGACACGTGAACCATCAGACCCAGGGCCAGGGCTTCGCGTACAACTTCACCCAGCTGAATGTCGGCGACACCGTGACTATTGACGTTGACGGTCAACCGGCGAAGTACAAGGTGACCAAGGCACCGTTCCGGGTGGCAAAGGGTGAGGACATGCCGGCCGAGGTGAACGACACCAGTGGTGAGAACACGCTGGTGTTGATTACATGCGGCGGTGAATTTGTGGGTGGAGCACTGGGCTACGCCGACAATATTTTTGTGATAGCAGAGCCCGCGTAG
- a CDS encoding DUF5979 domain-containing protein, which produces MNDQRAAGMSAGLRRTLIALVTVVAIALAGAFGLKQLPMAKADPVDVTISDVKITEHRGEPEVVEGNVVDVRMNWEANGPFNAGDTFEVDFPETFKPQSIDSFDLTDENGAVGGTCSVASGAQTLVCTLNEEFVGKQNVNGLIGLRAQAEAASEDEDFPFTVRGKQESTPVANVPGGVKEKGEITDYTGVENLEKSAHIASLSDEYLIWDILIPYESFKDADQIVITDTIQGSNHKHVDAEAPDGTKRAGATQRDAQNQQSYMNENFEIVSDQELRITLSPFKAGTVDGNGKEYDGTWEEGQDIYLTYWTQRLNEVTKEGDTYSNNISVNADGNVTEASASMFWNTDGFGTIEGVNTGSFSLTKTVEVEGEENCEALEGARYPVNVTITLPTGFEENIYKNSEGRGNRDGNVITYTDYVQDGATITGYDRLPAGTTVEFSEAQPEIEGVTFQEPVFSEQSVTIEDENSSNVAVTLTNPAQCTPETPATGGFTVNKVVEGVDEADAEAFNNIQFPITAAITNAEGESLDPVEGSISVNGEELAGEAPVGATVVITEGEPQGELPEGYTFEGATITIGGEEVNQFTIAEGEETNVAVTVTNNYVKDDTPSSSPESSTPETSTETTSATPGEPIPPGTPSESTTPSESTTTTESTTTPGTTTTTTESTTTTESTTTTESTTTPGTTTTTTESTTTTEPTTTTESTTTPDTTTTTSESTTTTESTTTTESTTTPDTTTTTTESTTTRPNVPGVPGVPGTGTPSSTPSSTTSSSSTTAPTSPTLPTTPKTPGDTPDGSSEVPWWLALIPLIPLVPAVIWFLGKDGSSQPAPVPAPAPAPAPGQPAPGQPAPGQPAPAPAPAPAPAPGQPAPGQPAPAPGQPAPAPGQPAPGKPAQQPAKPGERKEIKSVPSGATELVDGVARFVA; this is translated from the coding sequence ATGAACGATCAGCGTGCAGCCGGCATGTCAGCCGGTCTGCGCCGAACACTCATCGCTTTGGTGACAGTTGTCGCCATAGCGTTGGCGGGTGCGTTCGGCTTGAAACAACTACCGATGGCGAAGGCCGATCCGGTGGACGTCACCATCTCTGATGTGAAAATCACCGAGCATCGCGGCGAGCCAGAGGTCGTCGAGGGCAACGTCGTCGACGTTCGCATGAACTGGGAAGCCAACGGCCCCTTCAATGCAGGTGACACCTTCGAGGTGGACTTTCCGGAGACCTTCAAACCGCAGTCGATCGATTCGTTCGATCTCACGGATGAAAACGGGGCGGTCGGCGGTACATGCTCTGTGGCATCTGGCGCCCAGACCCTGGTTTGTACGCTGAACGAAGAGTTCGTTGGTAAGCAGAACGTCAACGGCCTCATTGGTCTGCGCGCACAGGCCGAGGCTGCCTCTGAAGACGAGGACTTCCCGTTCACCGTCAGGGGCAAGCAAGAGAGCACCCCTGTCGCGAACGTGCCTGGCGGCGTGAAGGAGAAGGGTGAGATCACCGACTACACCGGTGTGGAGAACCTGGAGAAAAGCGCCCACATCGCTTCCCTGAGCGACGAATACCTGATCTGGGACATTCTCATCCCTTATGAGTCCTTCAAGGACGCTGACCAGATCGTGATCACGGACACGATTCAAGGCTCCAACCACAAGCACGTGGATGCCGAGGCACCGGACGGTACTAAGCGTGCGGGCGCAACCCAGCGCGATGCTCAGAACCAGCAGTCGTACATGAACGAGAACTTCGAGATCGTCAGTGACCAAGAGCTGCGAATCACCCTTTCTCCGTTCAAGGCAGGCACCGTCGACGGCAACGGCAAAGAATACGATGGCACCTGGGAAGAGGGGCAGGACATTTACCTGACCTACTGGACCCAGCGCCTGAACGAGGTCACCAAAGAAGGTGACACCTACTCCAACAACATCTCGGTCAACGCTGACGGCAACGTCACTGAAGCCTCCGCCAGCATGTTCTGGAACACCGACGGCTTTGGCACCATTGAAGGTGTCAACACTGGCTCCTTCTCACTGACCAAGACCGTTGAGGTCGAGGGGGAAGAAAACTGCGAGGCCCTCGAGGGTGCTCGCTACCCGGTTAACGTCACCATCACCCTGCCGACAGGCTTCGAGGAGAACATCTACAAGAACAGTGAGGGCCGCGGTAACCGAGACGGCAACGTGATCACCTACACCGATTACGTGCAGGACGGTGCCACCATCACCGGCTACGACAGGTTGCCGGCTGGCACCACCGTCGAGTTCAGCGAGGCGCAGCCGGAGATCGAGGGCGTGACATTCCAGGAGCCCGTATTCTCCGAGCAGAGCGTCACCATCGAGGACGAAAACTCCTCCAACGTCGCCGTCACGCTGACCAACCCGGCGCAGTGCACTCCTGAAACCCCCGCTACCGGCGGCTTCACGGTGAACAAGGTCGTCGAGGGCGTTGACGAAGCAGATGCTGAGGCATTCAACAACATCCAGTTCCCGATCACGGCCGCGATCACCAACGCCGAGGGCGAGTCCCTTGACCCGGTTGAGGGCTCCATCTCTGTAAACGGCGAAGAACTCGCCGGTGAAGCACCGGTTGGTGCAACCGTTGTCATTACCGAGGGTGAACCGCAGGGCGAGCTGCCGGAGGGTTACACCTTCGAAGGCGCGACCATCACCATCGGCGGCGAGGAAGTCAACCAGTTCACCATCGCCGAGGGCGAGGAGACCAACGTCGCCGTCACAGTTACCAACAACTACGTCAAGGACGACACGCCGTCCTCCTCCCCGGAGAGCTCTACGCCGGAGACGTCGACTGAGACCACTTCGGCTACCCCGGGGGAGCCTATTCCGCCGGGTACGCCGTCTGAGTCGACCACGCCGTCTGAGTCGACCACGACGACTGAGTCGACCACGACGCCGGGTACGACGACCACGACGACTGAGTCGACCACGACGACTGAGTCGACCACGACGACTGAGTCGACCACGACGCCGGGTACGACGACCACGACGACTGAGTCGACCACGACGACTGAGCCGACTACGACGACTGAGTCGACCACGACGCCGGATACGACGACTACGACGTCTGAGTCGACCACGACGACTGAGTCGACTACGACGACTGAGTCGACCACGACGCCGGATACGACGACCACGACGACTGAATCGACCACGACGCGCCCGAATGTTCCGGGTGTGCCAGGTGTTCCGGGAACTGGTACGCCGTCGTCGACTCCGAGCTCGACCACGTCGTCGTCTAGCACTACGGCTCCGACGTCGCCGACTCTGCCGACCACGCCGAAGACCCCGGGCGACACCCCGGATGGTTCAAGTGAAGTGCCGTGGTGGCTGGCGCTGATCCCGCTCATTCCGCTGGTTCCGGCTGTGATCTGGTTCCTGGGCAAGGACGGCTCTTCTCAGCCGGCACCTGTCCCAGCTCCGGCCCCTGCTCCGGCACCGGGTCAGCCTGCACCGGGTCAGCCTGCACCGGGCCAGCCTGCGCCTGCCCCAGCTCCGGCCCCTGCTCCGGCACCGGGTCAGCCTGCACCGGGCCAGCCTGCGCCTGCACCGGGCCAGCCTGCACCGGCACCGGGCCAGCCTGCCCCTGGTAAGCCTGCACAGCAGCCGGCGAAGCCGGGCGAGCGCAAGGAGATCAAGTCTGTGCCGTCAGGTGCGACTGAGTTGGTTGATGGGGTTGCGCGCTTCGTCGCTTAG
- a CDS encoding Ig-like domain-containing protein, whose amino-acid sequence MNLNSAYAGRPGLKRMLIAVVTVIALVATTMFAIKNAPTAGAQDAEPTAGASETPAAEASQAGEASKSQTPEPAAEKQAEGGAAPETGAAAASEAADSSSAAAPSFTGLKPTDNSKVAITSIAITEGEGAKKRGDGALYQNQPVGVKIEWEAIGQVQEGDSFTLKFPKFFPLTSAIEAKLVDDTSDLDGGNCVLTDQFTLTCTFNDNFKNKDQVHGTVAFQGQPRANESGTVDIEITDGAKAQPRTQTVNMPKVIPDLTRTPESDFRKAGEVQPDGKTIEWEVWIPYGLFADQDSIVITDSLTGSHAYSGSYNAIQYGENWTGADAFRLPDASIDAKIAEDKKQATFTIPKPADGWKEGWDLRFWYRTTYTGEGLPALGTTFGNTASAFDKTAEGTAAYNAAINATIHGVDRGSFELTKELDGDDRCEKEIAGQEFTVQVTLNVKDSVNPRFDFPGTKEAKGGEAKDGVFTYTDKLVVGTALKGYDSLPKNSTVTISEVEPAEVEGVEWKPVRWKVNGKEETGDKVTVTIAGEQAQNVAVTIINPYTCEPPTPLTPLAPPTTSRETTTSTEPTTSRETTTSTEPSSSSETTTSTEPGSSTETTTSTEPGPSTETTPSTETTPTTPGGSSDASWLLLLLPLIPLVPAALWFLGQDAPKPTPAPAPAPAPKSEPASAPAPAPKSEPAPAPAPAPAPAPGQSTPAKKPAPAPAKPGERKQIKSVPSGATELTDSVERYIA is encoded by the coding sequence GTGAACTTGAATAGCGCGTATGCAGGCCGCCCCGGCCTGAAGAGAATGCTGATTGCCGTGGTGACGGTAATCGCGCTTGTGGCGACAACGATGTTTGCCATTAAGAACGCGCCGACCGCTGGTGCACAGGATGCTGAGCCGACGGCGGGCGCATCGGAGACTCCAGCGGCAGAGGCGTCGCAGGCCGGTGAAGCCTCGAAGTCCCAGACCCCGGAACCGGCTGCGGAAAAGCAGGCTGAGGGTGGTGCTGCGCCCGAGACTGGTGCAGCAGCCGCTTCCGAAGCCGCGGACAGCTCGTCCGCCGCGGCTCCCTCGTTTACGGGGCTGAAGCCGACGGATAACTCGAAGGTGGCCATCACCAGCATCGCCATCACTGAGGGTGAGGGTGCGAAGAAACGCGGCGACGGCGCGCTGTACCAAAACCAGCCGGTCGGGGTCAAGATCGAGTGGGAGGCAATTGGCCAGGTGCAGGAAGGTGACTCCTTCACGCTCAAGTTCCCTAAATTCTTCCCCCTCACCTCTGCAATCGAGGCAAAGCTTGTCGACGACACGAGCGACCTCGACGGCGGCAACTGCGTCCTCACCGACCAGTTCACCTTGACCTGTACCTTCAACGACAACTTCAAGAACAAGGACCAGGTTCACGGCACCGTAGCCTTCCAAGGTCAGCCCCGTGCGAATGAATCCGGCACCGTAGACATCGAGATCACCGACGGCGCGAAGGCGCAGCCTCGCACCCAGACCGTGAACATGCCGAAGGTCATCCCGGATCTGACCCGCACCCCGGAAAGCGACTTCCGCAAGGCTGGCGAGGTGCAACCAGACGGTAAGACCATCGAATGGGAGGTCTGGATCCCGTACGGTCTCTTTGCAGACCAAGACAGCATTGTCATCACTGATTCGCTCACCGGCAGCCACGCATACAGCGGCTCCTACAACGCCATTCAATACGGCGAGAACTGGACCGGCGCAGATGCGTTCCGTCTCCCGGATGCAAGCATCGACGCCAAGATTGCTGAGGACAAGAAGCAAGCGACCTTCACCATCCCGAAGCCAGCTGACGGCTGGAAAGAGGGTTGGGACCTGCGCTTCTGGTACCGCACTACCTACACCGGTGAGGGGCTGCCTGCACTCGGGACGACCTTTGGTAACACGGCATCTGCGTTTGACAAGACTGCCGAAGGCACTGCCGCATACAACGCGGCCATCAATGCGACCATTCATGGCGTTGACCGCGGCTCCTTCGAGCTGACAAAGGAACTCGACGGTGATGATCGCTGCGAGAAGGAAATCGCCGGCCAGGAATTCACCGTTCAGGTGACCCTGAATGTGAAGGATTCTGTGAACCCGCGCTTCGATTTCCCTGGCACCAAGGAAGCTAAGGGCGGCGAGGCGAAAGACGGCGTGTTCACCTACACCGACAAGCTGGTTGTGGGTACTGCGCTGAAGGGGTACGACTCCCTGCCGAAGAACTCCACAGTCACTATAAGTGAGGTCGAGCCGGCTGAGGTCGAAGGTGTCGAGTGGAAGCCCGTGCGCTGGAAGGTCAACGGTAAGGAAGAGACCGGCGACAAGGTCACTGTGACTATCGCAGGTGAGCAGGCCCAGAACGTAGCGGTGACCATTATCAACCCGTACACCTGCGAGCCGCCGACCCCGCTGACCCCGCTGGCCCCGCCGACCACTTCCCGCGAAACCACCACTTCGACCGAGCCGACCACGTCCCGCGAGACGACCACTTCGACCGAGCCGAGCTCCTCTAGCGAGACCACCACTTCGACCGAGCCAGGCTCCTCCACCGAGACCACCACTTCGACCGAGCCAGGCCCCTCCACCGAGACGACTCCGTCCACCGAGACGACGCCGACCACTCCGGGTGGGTCCAGCGACGCTAGTTGGCTGCTGCTTCTCCTGCCGCTGATCCCGCTGGTGCCCGCAGCGCTCTGGTTCCTGGGCCAGGACGCTCCAAAGCCAACCCCGGCTCCGGCACCTGCCCCGGCTCCGAAATCTGAACCGGCATCAGCACCTGCTCCGGCGCCGAAGTCCGAACCGGCACCGGCCCCCGCACCGGCACCCGCGCCCGCACCGGGCCAGTCCACGCCGGCGAAGAAGCCTGCCCCCGCACCGGCTAAGCCGGGCGAGCGCAAGCAGATCAAGTCCGTGCCGTCCGGCGCGACTGAGTTGACCGATAGCGTCGAGCGCTACATCGCGTAA
- a CDS encoding ATP-grasp domain-containing protein, with amino-acid sequence MSQQPNRHVHVLGSGPLAEELAAAYRHLGWSPTLGRAPHAQPNLVAVADDMLNTSDLEALESSGAEVVPSISTCSVTFDRDALRTTAADELGLPTLTHELARTAEELPGVAERIGYPLVVKPRRGRGQLVVRDAEELANAPVLKPFPAHGVVVERFIEFDYELTILTARSVDPATGELATWFCEPIGTRHARGDLVECWQPAPLPDTVRDNARSIAARVTNALECRGIYAIELFVDGEDVYFSAVLPLPGLDGMLTRATQRLDQFEIHARATLHLPIDVTLVSPGASQIVYGANTDPEALARAMSVEETGVQVLGRDVLVRSTGESVEEARERAARAADELR; translated from the coding sequence ATGAGCCAACAACCCAACCGGCACGTCCACGTGCTCGGCTCCGGCCCGCTCGCCGAAGAGCTCGCAGCGGCCTACCGGCACCTCGGCTGGTCGCCGACCCTCGGCCGCGCCCCGCACGCGCAGCCCAACCTCGTTGCAGTTGCCGACGACATGCTCAACACATCGGATCTCGAGGCGCTGGAGTCTTCGGGGGCGGAGGTCGTGCCGTCGATAAGCACCTGTTCCGTGACCTTCGACCGTGATGCTTTGCGCACTACCGCCGCCGACGAGCTGGGGCTGCCGACCCTGACCCACGAGCTGGCCCGGACGGCTGAGGAGCTACCGGGGGTTGCGGAGCGGATTGGGTACCCGCTGGTGGTGAAGCCGCGGCGCGGCAGGGGGCAACTGGTGGTGCGCGACGCGGAAGAGCTGGCGAACGCGCCGGTGCTCAAGCCGTTTCCGGCGCACGGCGTGGTAGTCGAGCGCTTTATCGAGTTCGACTACGAGCTGACGATTCTCACTGCGCGCTCGGTGGACCCGGCGACGGGGGAGCTGGCGACGTGGTTCTGTGAGCCGATTGGGACTCGGCACGCGCGCGGCGACCTGGTGGAATGCTGGCAGCCAGCGCCGCTGCCGGACACGGTGCGCGACAACGCGCGCTCAATCGCGGCGCGTGTGACCAACGCACTGGAGTGCCGCGGCATCTATGCGATTGAGCTGTTTGTCGACGGCGAGGATGTCTACTTCTCCGCAGTGCTGCCGCTGCCCGGGCTCGACGGCATGCTCACTCGCGCCACCCAGCGGCTCGATCAGTTCGAGATCCACGCCCGCGCGACGCTGCACTTGCCAATCGATGTCACGCTGGTCTCGCCGGGCGCGAGCCAGATTGTGTACGGTGCCAACACCGATCCGGAGGCGCTTGCGCGCGCGATGTCCGTTGAGGAGACGGGTGTGCAGGTGCTGGGGCGTGATGTGCTGGTGCGCTCGACGGGGGAGAGCGTCGAGGAGGCCCGGGAGCGGGCTGCGCGCGCCGCAGACGAGCTGCGCTAG
- the pta gene encoding phosphate acetyltransferase, producing the protein MAESKSLLITPVNRSLDGIDITAVASQLGLEPKQIEGTEIAEVYNSGINTGDALFVGTGDYNFDAEVAAAFGAPVVLVADDERAATLAQRRVEELGGKATVVTGQQLGDGSSLSVELEAEPVMSATVFESWLIAKAKENHSHIVLPEGEDDRILQAADQLLRQDVAELTILGEEADIKRRAADLGLDLSKAHIINHLESELLEEFAADFAELRKKKGITLDEARETMKDISYFATMMVHKGLADGMVSGAAHTTAHTIKPSFQIIKTAPGASVVSSIFLMIMRGRLWAFGDCAVNPNPTAEQIGEIAAVSAHTASQFGIDPKVAILSYSTGTSGSGPDVDRAVQAVEEAKKAKPGLVVDGPLQFDAACDPGVGKKKAPDSPVAGQANVFIFPDLEAGNAGYKIAQRTGNALAVGPVLQGLNKPVNDLSRGATVPDIVNTVAITAIQAGEK; encoded by the coding sequence ATGGCTGAAAGCAAGTCTTTGCTGATCACCCCTGTCAACCGCTCGCTTGACGGCATTGACATCACCGCTGTCGCGTCCCAGCTCGGGCTTGAACCGAAGCAGATTGAGGGCACCGAAATCGCCGAGGTTTACAACTCCGGCATCAACACCGGCGACGCGCTGTTCGTCGGCACCGGCGACTACAACTTCGATGCCGAAGTCGCCGCAGCATTCGGTGCGCCGGTGGTGCTGGTGGCTGATGATGAGCGTGCAGCGACCCTCGCGCAGCGTCGCGTTGAAGAGCTGGGCGGTAAGGCCACGGTGGTCACGGGGCAGCAGCTTGGCGACGGGTCGTCGTTAAGCGTAGAGCTCGAGGCCGAGCCGGTGATGTCTGCGACCGTTTTTGAGTCCTGGCTGATTGCGAAGGCGAAGGAGAACCACTCGCACATCGTGCTGCCGGAGGGTGAGGACGACCGCATCCTGCAGGCCGCGGATCAGCTGCTGCGCCAGGACGTTGCGGAGCTGACCATTCTGGGCGAAGAGGCGGACATCAAGCGTCGAGCTGCTGACCTGGGCCTGGACCTGTCGAAAGCACACATCATTAACCACCTCGAGTCGGAGCTGCTCGAGGAGTTCGCCGCCGACTTCGCTGAGCTGCGCAAGAAGAAGGGCATCACCCTCGACGAGGCGCGCGAGACGATGAAGGACATCTCCTACTTCGCCACGATGATGGTGCACAAAGGCCTTGCCGACGGCATGGTGTCCGGCGCGGCCCACACCACGGCGCACACCATTAAGCCGTCCTTCCAAATCATTAAGACTGCGCCGGGCGCTTCCGTGGTCTCGTCGATCTTCCTCATGATCATGCGCGGGCGTCTGTGGGCGTTCGGCGACTGCGCGGTGAACCCGAACCCGACCGCCGAGCAGATCGGTGAGATCGCTGCGGTTTCTGCGCACACGGCGTCGCAGTTCGGCATCGATCCGAAGGTCGCCATCCTGTCCTACTCCACCGGCACCTCCGGTTCCGGTCCGGACGTGGACCGCGCGGTGCAGGCTGTCGAGGAGGCGAAGAAGGCCAAGCCGGGCCTGGTCGTGGACGGCCCGCTGCAGTTTGATGCGGCATGCGACCCGGGCGTGGGCAAGAAGAAGGCCCCGGATTCCCCGGTCGCCGGTCAGGCCAACGTGTTCATCTTCCCGGACCTGGAGGCAGGCAACGCTGGCTACAAGATCGCGCAGCGCACCGGTAACGCCCTCGCCGTCGGCCCGGTTCTGCAGGGCTTGAACAAGCCGGTCAACGACCTGTCGCGCGGCGCGACCGTGCCGGACATTGTCAACACCGTCGCCATCACCGCGATCCAGGCGGGGGAGAAGTAA